TTACATCCGAGTAGCGGAGAAATTATTTTTGAAGACCATTTATGGAGTCGAAATGATCTGGTGGATATCGGGGCTTTAATTGAGAGTGCCCCGCTTTATGAAAATCTGACCGCGATCGAAAATCTTAAAGTTCGAACCCTTTTGCTGGGGCTGCCAGATACTCGCATTGATGAAGTCTTGCAGACCGTTGATTTAACAAATACCGGAAAAAAATGCGCCGGCCAGTTTTCGATGGGAATGAAGCAACGTTTGGGGATCGCCATCGCGTTATTAAACCATCCCAAATTGTTGATTCTGGATGAACCGACCAATGGACTCGATCCCATCGGGATTCAAGACTTGCGAGCGCTGATTCGATCCTTTCCCGAACAGGGGATAACCGTTATTTTATCAAGCCATCTTCTTTCGGAGGTGGAAATGATTGCCGATCATATTGGCATTATCAGCAATGGGATTCTTGGTTATCAAGCACTGATTCATCCGGATCAAGATCTGGAACCGCTTTTTATGGAAGTAGTGGCAAAAAGTCAAAAGGTAGGTGCTTAAAATGACATCTGTGATCAAAGCTGAAAACCTGAAAGTCAAACGGACATTTGCTAAAAAAATGATAATCATCGCACCGTTATTTATGTTGTTGCTGGCAATCATATCGGGACAATATTTTGTCCAAAATGGTTATAATTGGTGGTACACGATGATTCTGCCAGGATTGATCACCTTAATAACGGCACTGGTCAATCAGAACGAAGAAAAAAAGCTTAACTATCGGTCAGTTTTGCCATTACCGGTTTCCTTAAAAAAGATCTGGCTGGGAAAGGTAACCGTGACTGGTATTTATGTAGCGGTCGCAAATATAATTCTGTTAGGCGGAATAATTGCCGGAAAACTTTTTTACAATACGGCATCCACCATTACCGTCACGCAAATGATGATGGCCACCCTGATTCTTATTGTTGCGTTGCTTTGGCAGATTCCGTGGTGCCTGTTTCTGTCAAAAAAATTTGGCATGCTGATCGCGATCCTCGTTAATGTCGGCGGTGGAATCGTCCTTGGGATCATTGCAGCAGACAAATCGTTTTGGTGGCTGTGCCCCTATAGTTGGATCACCCGAATGATGTGTCCGGTGCTGGGGATTCTGCCCAACGGAACTTTGGCGCCGGTGGGGGATGCGATGTTAAATGTTAATGTTATTCCGCTGGGGTTGGGGCTTTCCATGGTGTTTTTAGTTATCGTGATGGCGATAACGGCATGGTGGTTTTCCCGACAGGAGGTCAAGTGAGATGGCAATGCTATGGCGTAGTTTTCGTTCCGATTTTCTCAAATTCAAGCGCACATCGATAGGATGGATTCATATCGTGATTCCGGTGGTTGTGGCCAGTTTGTTTTTGTTTTATTATGCGGTAAGCGCGTGGGAACCAATGGCAAAGTTAAGTGGATTTCTGGAGGTCATCTCGATTGGTTTTCCACTGATGATTGGTCTTATTTGCGGGATCGCAGTTGATCAGGAATGGCAGGCCGGTGGTGCTCAGGTGATGTTGCGGGAAACAAAATCCCGGGCGATCGCTTATAGCAGCAAGTTTTTACTGCTTTTTTTAATGGGTGCATTTTCGGTCATGGTAACGGTGGGAATTTTTGCAATTGGTTTTAAAACGGTGCCATTGTTATTTTATGTCAAGACCGTTGGAATACTGATGGTGGCGAATAGTTTTTTATATATTTTGCATCTGTTGGTGAGTTTTTTGTATGGCAAGGGCGCATCGATTGGTTTGGGGATTGGCGAAAGTTTGATTTCAGCCCTTGCCCTGACCGGTTTGGGTGATGGCAGATGGTATTATCTACCCTGTGCGTGGAGTGTCCGTTTAAATGACTATTTAGTTTATATCTGGGACCAACCGGCCAGTGCGACGATTGGCAAGATTGAAATAGTCAGAGGACTGGTGATTGCGCTGGTGGTTGCCGGTATTGGTTTTTGGGTGAGTTTACGCTGGTTTAAAAAATGGGATGGCCGAAAATCATTTGAATAAGCAAGTTTAAAAAGGGTCGTGGTTATTTAAATCGCAGCGTTGCGTAATCGGGGTGAGACGATTATACTGGGAAGTGAGACGGGAGGTGAAGGTTTTGGCAAAAATATTGGTGATTGATGATGAACCGGACATCTTGGTGTTGGTCAAAAAGGTCTTGGAAAAAGATGGTCATCGTGTAACGACGGCGGAAACACCGGAAAAAATAAAGCCGACAGAACTAAATCATTTTGATTTGCTTTTATTGGATGTGATGATGCCGGGAACGGATGGGTTTTCATTTTGTCAGCAGGTGCGTGGCCGTATCGACTGCCCGATTTTATTTTTGACGGCCAAAACGATGGAGGCAGATGTTACCGCTGGATTTGGTCTTGGGGCCGATGATTATATAAAAAAACCGTTTAGCACCGCAGAACTGCGAGCCCGAATCAATGCTCATTTGCGTCGCGAAAACCGAGAAAAGCGTAACCGGATGATGGTCTCGGGTTTGGAATTTAATCTTGCCGATAAAAGTATTTCAATTGATGAAACGAAAATTGCGTTGACCAAAATAGAGGTGGGTATTTG
This is a stretch of genomic DNA from Acetobacterium woodii DSM 1030. It encodes these proteins:
- a CDS encoding lantibiotic protection ABC transporter ATP-binding protein; this encodes MSAYILQTKNLSKTFKNHHAVNEVSIAISRNSIYGLLGPNGAGKSTLLKMITGMLHPSSGEIIFEDHLWSRNDLVDIGALIESAPLYENLTAIENLKVRTLLLGLPDTRIDEVLQTVDLTNTGKKCAGQFSMGMKQRLGIAIALLNHPKLLILDEPTNGLDPIGIQDLRALIRSFPEQGITVILSSHLLSEVEMIADHIGIISNGILGYQALIHPDQDLEPLFMEVVAKSQKVGA
- a CDS encoding lantibiotic immunity ABC transporter MutE/EpiE family permease subunit; the protein is MTSVIKAENLKVKRTFAKKMIIIAPLFMLLLAIISGQYFVQNGYNWWYTMILPGLITLITALVNQNEEKKLNYRSVLPLPVSLKKIWLGKVTVTGIYVAVANIILLGGIIAGKLFYNTASTITVTQMMMATLILIVALLWQIPWCLFLSKKFGMLIAILVNVGGGIVLGIIAADKSFWWLCPYSWITRMMCPVLGILPNGTLAPVGDAMLNVNVIPLGLGLSMVFLVIVMAITAWWFSRQEVK
- a CDS encoding lantibiotic immunity ABC transporter MutG family permease subunit; this encodes MAMLWRSFRSDFLKFKRTSIGWIHIVIPVVVASLFLFYYAVSAWEPMAKLSGFLEVISIGFPLMIGLICGIAVDQEWQAGGAQVMLRETKSRAIAYSSKFLLLFLMGAFSVMVTVGIFAIGFKTVPLLFYVKTVGILMVANSFLYILHLLVSFLYGKGASIGLGIGESLISALALTGLGDGRWYYLPCAWSVRLNDYLVYIWDQPASATIGKIEIVRGLVIALVVAGIGFWVSLRWFKKWDGRKSFE
- a CDS encoding response regulator transcription factor gives rise to the protein MAKILVIDDEPDILVLVKKVLEKDGHRVTTAETPEKIKPTELNHFDLLLLDVMMPGTDGFSFCQQVRGRIDCPILFLTAKTMEADVTAGFGLGADDYIKKPFSTAELRARINAHLRRENREKRNRMMVSGLEFNLADKSISIDETKIALTKIEVGICEYLAKNRGQVFSKEQIYEAVCGYDAEGDSFTVAVHVKNIRAKLALYGITPISTVWGIGYKWD